One stretch of Ornithinimicrobium ciconiae DNA includes these proteins:
- a CDS encoding prenyltransferase — MGAAVRELVGSSRPVSWVNTAYPFAAAYLLAGGGLSTALVLGTLWFLIPYNLLMYGVNDVFDYESDLRNPRKGGIEGVVLSRRWHRLTLWAAVLTNLPFVVLLATIGDLTSTLVLAVSIFAVIAYSAPFLRFKERPVLDSVTSSTHFVSPAVLGLTLADAPFTAPVIAALAAFFVWGMASQAFGAVQDIQADRAASIASIATWLGAARTVRAAFAAYLLAGLLLLPTGWPAALAGLLALPYAASIAPYLSLTDAQCQGANAGWRRFIWLNLLTGFLITQLFIWMSLAS, encoded by the coding sequence CTGGGCGCCGCCGTGCGAGAGCTGGTCGGGTCCTCCCGGCCGGTGAGCTGGGTCAACACCGCCTACCCGTTCGCGGCCGCCTACCTGCTGGCCGGGGGCGGACTCAGCACGGCACTGGTGCTGGGGACTCTCTGGTTCCTCATCCCCTACAACCTGCTCATGTATGGCGTCAACGACGTCTTCGACTACGAATCCGACCTCCGCAACCCCCGCAAGGGCGGGATCGAGGGCGTCGTCCTCTCCCGCCGCTGGCACCGGCTGACCCTCTGGGCGGCCGTCCTGACCAACCTGCCATTCGTCGTCCTACTTGCCACCATCGGCGACCTCACCTCGACCCTGGTGCTGGCGGTCAGCATCTTCGCGGTGATCGCCTACTCCGCACCTTTCCTGCGCTTCAAGGAGCGGCCGGTCCTGGACTCGGTCACCTCCAGCACCCACTTCGTCAGCCCCGCCGTCCTCGGTCTGACGCTCGCCGACGCTCCCTTCACCGCACCGGTTATCGCCGCACTGGCCGCGTTCTTTGTCTGGGGCATGGCGTCCCAGGCCTTCGGCGCAGTCCAGGACATCCAGGCCGACCGGGCAGCGAGCATCGCCTCCATCGCCACCTGGCTCGGCGCCGCCCGCACTGTGCGCGCAGCCTTCGCGGCCTACCTGCTCGCGGGTCTGCTGCTCCTCCCGACCGGGTGGCCAGCCGCCCTCGCGGGCCTCCTCGCCCTGCCGTATGCCGCCAGCATCGCCCCCTACCTGAGCCTGACCGACGCGCAGTGCCAAGGGGCCAACGCAGGCTGGCGCCGGTTCATCTGGCTCAACCTGCTCACCGGGTTCCTGATCACCCAACTCTTCATCTGGATGTCTCTTGCCTCCTGA
- a CDS encoding lycopene cyclase domain-containing protein, translating into MTYATLAAIFVGISAVVAAIATVQRGLGSQWWLRTGSTIAALLVLTIIFDSVMILADLFRFDEGSLLGVRLWHAPVEDLAWPLAAGLLLPSLRELLPRREPTP; encoded by the coding sequence ATGACCTACGCGACCCTGGCCGCCATCTTCGTCGGCATCTCCGCGGTGGTGGCTGCCATCGCCACGGTCCAGCGCGGTCTGGGCTCGCAGTGGTGGCTCAGGACGGGAAGCACGATCGCCGCCCTGCTCGTGTTGACGATCATCTTTGACAGCGTGATGATCCTGGCTGACCTCTTCCGCTTCGACGAGGGCTCCCTGCTGGGAGTGCGCCTCTGGCACGCCCCGGTCGAGGACCTTGCCTGGCCCCTGGCGGCCGGTCTGCTGCTCCCGTCCCTGCGGGAGCTGCTCCCTCGACGGGAGCCGACACCGTGA
- a CDS encoding glycosyltransferase family A protein, with protein sequence MAEVSVVIPVRNDGEHLRQCLGALARQTVSPLEVIIVDNASTDDSADVARAHGARVITEPSIGIPAAAATGYDAALGSVIARLDADSVPADDWVEQVRKALDHRPHAVAVSGFGVFHDAPFGLRRLLPIVYLGTYYLLGAAAAGHHVLWGSSMAVRREAWAVVSERVHRGEREIHDDMDLALVLGPRARVSLVTTLTVGASVRSLHGLPQLRRRLDRAFRTLRLNWHEAPPWERWAVTLRLTPRTEHGQHTGEVDHR encoded by the coding sequence GTGGCTGAGGTCAGCGTGGTCATTCCGGTCCGCAACGACGGGGAGCACCTGCGGCAGTGCCTGGGAGCGCTCGCCCGCCAGACGGTGTCGCCGCTGGAGGTGATCATCGTCGACAACGCCTCCACGGATGACTCCGCAGACGTGGCCCGCGCGCACGGCGCACGCGTGATCACCGAGCCTTCCATCGGCATACCGGCCGCCGCCGCCACGGGTTATGACGCGGCCCTCGGCTCCGTCATCGCCCGACTCGACGCCGACTCGGTGCCCGCAGACGACTGGGTCGAGCAGGTGCGAAAGGCTCTGGACCACCGCCCACACGCCGTGGCTGTGAGCGGTTTCGGGGTCTTCCACGATGCTCCGTTCGGTCTGCGGCGCCTGCTCCCGATCGTCTATCTGGGCACCTACTACCTGCTCGGCGCGGCGGCTGCCGGACATCACGTGCTGTGGGGATCGTCGATGGCGGTGCGCCGGGAGGCCTGGGCCGTGGTCTCCGAACGGGTCCACCGGGGCGAGCGTGAGATCCACGACGACATGGACCTGGCGCTCGTGCTCGGCCCCAGAGCGCGCGTGAGCCTGGTCACGACCCTCACCGTCGGTGCCTCCGTGCGCTCGCTGCACGGCCTGCCACAGCTCCGTCGGCGTCTCGATCGCGCCTTCCGCACGCTGCGACTCAACTGGCACGAGGCCCCACCGTGGGAGCGGTGGGCCGTGACGCTGCGCCTGACACCGAGGACCGAGCACGGACAACACACAGGAGAGGTGGACCACCGATGA
- a CDS encoding lycopene cyclase domain-containing protein translates to MGLAYAAVLLVAGGCMALLDARWGLVLWRDRRRSLVVLVTGILFFLLWDIIAIALGFYHRGDSEAMSGLMLAPELPVEELAFITFLCYVTLVLHGLMGLAAARVGNIRRSSR, encoded by the coding sequence ATGGGGCTGGCCTACGCAGCGGTGCTCCTGGTGGCGGGAGGGTGCATGGCGCTGCTGGACGCGCGCTGGGGTCTGGTCCTGTGGCGGGACCGTAGGCGGTCGCTGGTCGTGCTCGTGACCGGGATCCTCTTCTTCCTGCTCTGGGACATCATTGCGATCGCGCTCGGCTTCTATCACCGGGGTGATAGCGAGGCGATGAGCGGACTCATGCTCGCACCCGAGCTGCCGGTGGAGGAGCTGGCCTTCATCACCTTCCTCTGCTATGTCACGCTCGTGCTGCACGGGTTGATGGGCCTGGCAGCTGCCCGGGTCGGCAACATCAGGAGGTCGAGCCGATGA